In Massilia sp. METH4, the genomic window CGGTTCGGGTCGATATAGCCTTGCTCGCGGGCGTACGCCACCACGTCGGCGATGTCGCCGGCCTGCTGGTAGCCGTTCGCCTTCATATTGCAGCCGAAGTCGGAATACGTGCCGCCCGAGTGGGCGAAGCCGGTGCGCATCGGCACCATCACGGCGTAGCCGCGGCGCACGAACTGCGTGGCCATGTAGACGAAGCGGTCGCGCGGCTGGGCGCGCGGATCGCCCGGCGACTTACCGTGATTGATGATCAACAGCGGGAACGGTCCGGGACCGCTCGGCTTGTACAGCGTAGTTTCGAGCTTGACGTTCATCCGCGGGCCGGCCGGCACCATCACGATCTGCTCGTTCAGGCGCGCATCCAGCGGCAGCGGCAGCTGCTGCGCATGTGCGGACGGGGCCAACGCGGCGCTCGCGAACACGGCGGCAACGATGAACCGGCAAAGTCTGGACAGGGCAAACACGGGATTCTCTCAGGAACAATTGGCGTTAGGCAATGTCCTGATTCTCGCGGCAAACCCCGCATATTGCAATCCAAAAAGATTAAGCTGAGCAACTTTTTAGCCCTCAAGGAGTCATTTCTGTTGCTTTCCGGAACGCCAAATTGTCGACCAGGCGCACGCCGCGCCGGCCAGCGCGAGGCCGGCCGACCACCACACACCCTCGCGGAATCCGGCGACGAACGCGTGACGGACGGCGTCATGTACCTGGGCGCGCTGCGCCGGGTCCAGCCCTGGCGGCGGGGCGATGGCGCCGAGCCGGCCAGCGAACTGCATACGGGGACCCGAGGATCGTAGCGGCCAGCACAAAACGTTGTTGCGGAGTCGCCATGCCATTCCACCAAGTCGTTGCCGGGACTGCCACGGTCGTCCACTTTTCGCCACACGGCCGCGCGGCAAAGGCGCAATGCAGTGATTGTCCCGCCTTCCTTCACGCAGTTCTCCTCTAAACTTATCCTTCTTCTTGGGGATGGGCGCGTGGCGATTTCAGCATTGGGCATCGGCTTGACGGGACTGCAAGCCAATATGAAGGCGCTGGGCGTGGAGGCGCACAACACCGCCAACATGGCAACGAGCCACTTCGCGCCGCAGGCGGCCAGCTTCAACGAGGCGCGCCCGGCCGGCACCGGCGTCACGCTGTCGATCGCGGCGCGCGACGCGGCGGCTGCCGCCGATGTGGGCGGCGCGCCGTCCGGCACCGACCCGGCCGCAGCGTTCGCCAGTTCGCTCACCAACTCCCTCGTCTACAAGGCCGGCTTCGACCTCTCTGCCAAGTTGATCCAGGCGGCCGACGAGCGGCTCGGCACCATCATCGATATCCGCGCCTAGTGTGGTGAGTCAGAAATTCGTTGATTATAAATTTGACGAAATCGTCTCAAAACAAGGCGGAAATGCCCGGTAAGGCCGGGGCCTTTCCGGGCATTTTCAACGCAGTATTGGGGCGATTCTCGTCGGATTTATTCAACGAATTTTTGACTCGCCACACTAGGGCCGCACCGCATTCGAGACGAACGGCCCGCCCGGTGCCGATATGGCATGATCGCCCGAACTTCCAACAAGCGATCCGGGCATGACCGATACCTTCACCCACTTGATTTCCGATTGCGACGGCGTGCTGATCGACAGCGAAGCCGTGGCCCTGCAAGCACTCACCGATTACCTGGCACCGCTGCATGCGGATCGCGAGGCGCTGGTCGCCCGCATCCGTCCGCGGCTGGGCCTGAAGCTGGAAGCGCTGGTGCTGGGCGTGTGCGCCGAGCTGGGCTTGCCCGAACCGACGGTGCCGGACCTGGCGGTGATGCGTTCCGTGGTGGAAGGCGAATGCGATCGCAAGGCACAGCCGGTGCCGGGCGTGCGCGAGGCGCTGGCCGCCATTCCCCTCACCAGGGCGGTGGCCAGCAACAGCCGCCATGTCCGCGTGCAGGGCCTGCTCGGCCGTACCGGCCTGGCCCCGCTGTTCGATGGCGGCCTCTACACGGCCGATATCGCCGGCCGGCCGAAACCCGACCCGGCCGTCTACCTGGCGGCCGCCGCCGGCATGGGCGTCGCGCCGGCGTGCTGCATCGTCATCGAAGACAGCGTCACGGGCGTGCATGCGGCGGTGGCCGCGGGTGCCACGGTGCTGGGCTTCGCGGGCGGCGCACACAGCCCGGCGGACCAGGCGCGGCAACTGCGCGAAGCGGGTGCCGCCGTCGTCTTCGGCGCGATGGAAGAATTGCCCGCCCTGGTGGAACGGCTGCGTTCCGGCGGTTGACCCGCCCCGCCTAGCCGCCCATCGTCGGTTCGTCCACGCCCTTCAGCAAGCCCTCGATCGCGTGCTCCTGCACGATGAATTCCAGCTGGTCGACCACGCGGCAGGTCAGGTGGCGGCGCACCTCCTCCGGCAGGCTGTCCCAGTAGGCATGCGTGACCTGCAGGTCGTGCTTGTCGGCATTGGTGCCGTCCGGCGCATCCACGCCCAGCACGAACACCGGGCGCGACTTGTCGGAGCGGTTGGCGGTGCCGCGGTGGATCGTCAGCGCCGAGCGGGCCGAGATATCGCCCATCTGCGCCAGCTTGCGCTGTGCGCGCGCCTGGTAGCGCGGCCACAGCTCCTGCGCCGGGAACATCGGGTGGCCGCCGGCCAGGTCGTCCCACTGCGTGCCGGGAGCGATCTCGAACGGCCCCATGTCTTCCGTCACATCGACGGTGGTGATATTGAAGGCCAGCGAATTGAGCCGGCGGCCCACCAGCGTCGCTTCCGGGGCCGGGAAGTCGCGGTGCCAGGGCTGCGTCTGCGCGCCCGGGCCGGGCACGTCGAAGCCCGCTTCCACGACCTTGTAGTCCGGCCCCAGGATGGCCGTACAGACGGCCACGACCCACGGGTGCGTGATGATGTCGATGAAACCGCGCAGCCGCTCGGGGTGGATCTCGACATAGTAGCGATTCGGCCCGCGCGGCAGTGCGCCGCCCGGGCGCTGTTGCGCCTCGGCGAACAGCGCGTCGATGTCCTCGCGCAGGTGCTGTACCCACTCGCGCGTGAACGCGCCCTTCAGTGCCGTGAAGCCGTCGCCGTACAGCGCGCCCATGATGGCCGCCACGTCGTAGCCGGCTGCGCGGCGCTCGTCTTGGTTGGTGTCCATGTGTCATCCTCCAGTGTGCCCATTGTAGGCAAAAGCGGCAGCGGGCGCGGCACGGCAGGCTTCGCGCGTGCCCGATATGTGCGCGCGCGAACAGCAAGGCCGCGGTGCCGCTCCTAGCATCACCGCATGGCAAACGGAAAAACGCTCGGGGAGGAGCAACCATGACGATCGGCCGGCCGAAGGACGACGACAGCGTACCCATCGAGGACCGCGGCGACGGCGTCGTGGGCGTGCTGGCCAGCGGCGAACTGGAGGGCAATGCCGTCTCGCCGCTCGGCAATCCCGGCATTCGCCACTGGCAAGCCACCTACCTCGACAGCGCCGACCTGGGCGACCGCGGCAACATCTTCTTCGCCGCCGTCGAGATGACGCGCATGCCGATGGCGATTACCGATCCGAACCAGCCGGACAACCCTATCGTCTTCGTCAACGGCGCCTTCCTCGACCTTACCCTGTACGAGGAAGCGCGGGTGGTGGGTCGCAACTGCCGCTTCCTGCAGGGGCCGGATACGGACCCGCGCACGCTGGCCGAAGTGCGCGAGGCGCTCGCCGGGGAGCGCGCGGTAGCCGTCGACATCCTGAACTACAAGGCCGACGGCACGGCGTTCTGGAATGCCCTGTTCATCGGCCCGATCTTCGACAAGGATGGCAAGCTGCTGTATTACTTCTCTTCGCAGATGGATATCACGCAGCGCCGCATCCACGAGCAATCCTACCTGCAGGCGCAGAAGATGGAAGCGATCGGCCAGCTGACGGCCGGCCTGGCGCACGACTTCAACAACCTGCTGCAGGTGGTGAACGGCAACCTGGAACTCGCCCAGCGCCTGCTGGACAACAAGCCGCAGGCACTGCAAGCGATCAGCCGGGCCCAGCGCGCGGCCATGAAGGGTGGCACGCTCACCCAGCAACTGCTGACCTTCGCCCGCAAGCAGCGGCTGGAGCCGCGCCGCATCAACCTCAACGCGCTGGTGCTGGAGTTTTCCGAGATGCTGGTGCGCACGCTGGGCCAGGAGGTGCAGTTGCACCTGGACCTGCGCCCCGGCCTGCCCGCCTGCGTGCTCGACCCCACGCACCTGGAAATGGCGCTGCTCAATGTGCTGATCAATGCGCGCGACGCGCTCGGCGGCAGCGGCGAAGTCACCGTGGGCACGTCGGTCTTGACCGACGTGCGCAGGCTGGCCGTGCACCACCTGCCGCCCGGGCAATACGTGGTGATCTGCGTGGTCGACCGCGGCGCGGGCATGACGCCGGACGTGCTGCGCCGCGCGACCGAGCCGTTCTTCACCACGAAGGGGCCGGGTACCGGCCTGGGCCTGGCAATGGTGCACGGCTTCGTGCAGCAGTCGCACGGGCGGCTCGATATCGAAAGCGCGCCCGGCGTGGGCACCACGGTGCGGATGATCTTCCCGGTCGCCGACCAGGCCGCCACCAACCACGCGGCGCCCGTGGAACGCCGCGGCAAACCCAGAACCGGCAAGGCGACGATCCTGCTGGTGGAGGACAACGAGGACGTGCGGGTGCTCGCGCAGGCGATGCTGGAGGCGCACGGCTACGGCATCGTGCCCGCCGCCAGCGGCGAGGAAGCCCTGCGCGTGCTGGACGAGCACGCGGACATCGGCCTGCTGTTCTCGGACGTGATCATGCCGGGCGGGATGACAGGCTTGCAGCTGGCCGAGGAAGCGAGCCGGCGGCGCCCCGGCCTGCCGATCCTGCTGGCGACCGGTTACATGGAACAGTTGCCGGATGCCAGGCAGCCGGCCTTCCCCATCCTGCCGAAACCCTACAAGGAACACGAACTGCTGGAGCGCATTGCCGATGCGCTGGGCGGCGAGGGCAGGCACCCGCATCCGGCCAGTGTATAAGGCGGCGCAACGCGCTCAGGGAACGAGGGTCGGCCGGATACCCAGCGTGTCGGTATCGACGACCCACATCGGCCGCGCGCCCGTGGCCGTGCGCGGCGTGCGCAGCACGTAGTCGAAACAGCGGTGCCGGTCGAGCAGGCCGATCGACGGCGGCAGCATGGCCAGCACGCGCATGCGCGCGCAGCCGGGAATGGTTCGCAGTGCGCGGGCCAGCTGGAAGCCGTCGAGATAACGCAGGTCCAGGCCCAGCACGGCCGCGGTCGGGAAAAACGCGCGCGCCTTGTCGAGCGCGGCCACGCCGTCGAAGGCGATTCGCACGGAAAACCCCGCGCTGCCGAAGGTGCGGGCCAGTGCCTCGGCCAACCCATGGTCGCCGCAGGCCACCAGTACCCGGTCGCCCGGACGGAACGGTGTAATGAGCATTGCAGTCGTCATGTCTTCCCCCTTACGCAAGCGATTCTGGCATGGACCGCGACGGGCGCTGTAGGCACACGCCTCGTGGGAACGTCGGAGCCGGACCTAATTCGCGCGCGGCTCGCGCAAATCGCGCTATGCTGTCCTGAACAGACCCCATCCGGAGGTGGTGCAATGGACGAAGCGGTCAAACTCCCCTTCCGCGATCGCGCCCAGGCAGCTGAATGGCTGGGCGAGCACCTGCTGCGCTGGCGCGGCAGCAAGCCCCTGGTACTGGCGATCCCCCGTGGCGCCGTGCCGATGGGCCGCATCATCGCCGACCGCCTCGAAGGCGAGCTCGACGTTGTTATGGTACGCAAAATTCCTTCCGCGATCGACCCCGAACTGGCCGTCGGCGCCGTCGACGAACACGGCACCGTCGAGCTGGCACCCTACTTCCATCGCACCCGCACCGGCATGGCGTGGGTCGAGGCGCAGGCGCGCGAACAGGTGGCCCTGATGAAGCGCCGCCGTGCCGCCTACGGCCCCTCCGCCGACGTGCGCGACCGCGTGGTGCTCGTGGTCGACGACGGCCTGGCCACGGGCTCGACGATGGCGGCGGCCCTGCGCGTGCTCAGGAGCCGCCACCCGCGCAGGCTCGTCGCCTGCGTGCCGGTTGCATCGGGCGAGGCGGTGCAGCTGATCGAGCCGCTATGCGACGAGGTCGAAGTGCTGGCCACGCCGTTCAACTTCGTGTCCGTCAGCCGGCACTACGAAGTCTTCCCTCAGATCGAGGAAGCGGAGGTGATCCGCCTGCTCGACCGCGTAGCCTGATTCGTCCTACAGGCGCCCGCGCGCCTTTCCTATATCGTCCCCGATCGTGCGCGGCCATCATGCGCATTGGCCGGCGCGCCGGCCCGCAGTTCGACTCCGCAGTCCAACCCTTTCGATGAACCACGGGAGAACGACATGGCAACCAAGGAACCACGCGAACACCTGCTCGACTGGCTGCGCGACGCGCATGCCATGGAACAGCAGGCCGAAACGATGCTCAAGGCGCAGGCCGAGCGGCTCGAACACTACGGCACGCTGAAGGCGCGCGTGCTGCAGCACCTGGAAGAAACGGAGTGGCAGAAGGCGCAACTGGAAGCCTGCATCACGCGGCTGGGCGGCAGCCCGTCCGTCTTGAAGGACCTGTCGATGAAGATGATGGCGTTCGGCCAGGCGGCCATGGGCATGGCGGTCGAGGACGAGGTGGTGAAGAATTCGATGCAGAGCTATATCTTCGAGAACATGGAAATCGCCAGCTACACGATCCTGATCGCCGCCGCCGAGCAGGCCGGCGATACGCAGACGCGCGACGTGTGCCGGCAGATCCTGGCGCAGGAAGTGGCGATGGCCAAGTGGGTGCTCGACCACCTGCCGGGTACCACGAATGCGTTCCTGACGCGGTCGGCCATGCCGGGGCTGGAAGCGAAAGTGTGACGACAGGGCGCGGCGCCGCCCGCCGCCGTGCGCGCCGCAGCGGGGCCGGCGCCGCCCGATCACGGCCGCGCCGGCAGCAGCTGGCGCAGCACACCGATATCGAGCGGCTTGGTCAGGTGATGATCGAACCCGGCGGCCACCGCCTGTTCGCGGTCCTTCTGCTGCCCCCAACCGGTCACCGCAACCAGGGTGATCCCGGCCCCGCCCGGCATGGCACGCACCTGCCGGGCCAGTTCGTAGCCGTTGATGTCCGGCAACCCGATGTCGAGCAGCGCCACGTCCGGCGCGAACTCGCGAACCGCCGCCAGTGCGTCGGCAGCCGTATGGACG contains:
- a CDS encoding HAD-IA family hydrolase translates to MTDTFTHLISDCDGVLIDSEAVALQALTDYLAPLHADREALVARIRPRLGLKLEALVLGVCAELGLPEPTVPDLAVMRSVVEGECDRKAQPVPGVREALAAIPLTRAVASNSRHVRVQGLLGRTGLAPLFDGGLYTADIAGRPKPDPAVYLAAAAGMGVAPACCIVIEDSVTGVHAAVAAGATVLGFAGGAHSPADQARQLREAGAAVVFGAMEELPALVERLRSGG
- a CDS encoding phytanoyl-CoA dioxygenase family protein, with amino-acid sequence MDTNQDERRAAGYDVAAIMGALYGDGFTALKGAFTREWVQHLREDIDALFAEAQQRPGGALPRGPNRYYVEIHPERLRGFIDIITHPWVVAVCTAILGPDYKVVEAGFDVPGPGAQTQPWHRDFPAPEATLVGRRLNSLAFNITTVDVTEDMGPFEIAPGTQWDDLAGGHPMFPAQELWPRYQARAQRKLAQMGDISARSALTIHRGTANRSDKSRPVFVLGVDAPDGTNADKHDLQVTHAYWDSLPEEVRRHLTCRVVDQLEFIVQEHAIEGLLKGVDEPTMGG
- a CDS encoding histidine kinase famiy protein, with protein sequence MTIGRPKDDDSVPIEDRGDGVVGVLASGELEGNAVSPLGNPGIRHWQATYLDSADLGDRGNIFFAAVEMTRMPMAITDPNQPDNPIVFVNGAFLDLTLYEEARVVGRNCRFLQGPDTDPRTLAEVREALAGERAVAVDILNYKADGTAFWNALFIGPIFDKDGKLLYYFSSQMDITQRRIHEQSYLQAQKMEAIGQLTAGLAHDFNNLLQVVNGNLELAQRLLDNKPQALQAISRAQRAAMKGGTLTQQLLTFARKQRLEPRRINLNALVLEFSEMLVRTLGQEVQLHLDLRPGLPACVLDPTHLEMALLNVLINARDALGGSGEVTVGTSVLTDVRRLAVHHLPPGQYVVICVVDRGAGMTPDVLRRATEPFFTTKGPGTGLGLAMVHGFVQQSHGRLDIESAPGVGTTVRMIFPVADQAATNHAAPVERRGKPRTGKATILLVEDNEDVRVLAQAMLEAHGYGIVPAASGEEALRVLDEHADIGLLFSDVIMPGGMTGLQLAEEASRRRPGLPILLATGYMEQLPDARQPAFPILPKPYKEHELLERIADALGGEGRHPHPASV
- a CDS encoding phosphoribosyltransferase family protein — encoded protein: MDEAVKLPFRDRAQAAEWLGEHLLRWRGSKPLVLAIPRGAVPMGRIIADRLEGELDVVMVRKIPSAIDPELAVGAVDEHGTVELAPYFHRTRTGMAWVEAQAREQVALMKRRRAAYGPSADVRDRVVLVVDDGLATGSTMAAALRVLRSRHPRRLVACVPVASGEAVQLIEPLCDEVEVLATPFNFVSVSRHYEVFPQIEEAEVIRLLDRVA
- a CDS encoding ferritin-like domain-containing protein, with translation MATKEPREHLLDWLRDAHAMEQQAETMLKAQAERLEHYGTLKARVLQHLEETEWQKAQLEACITRLGGSPSVLKDLSMKMMAFGQAAMGMAVEDEVVKNSMQSYIFENMEIASYTILIAAAEQAGDTQTRDVCRQILAQEVAMAKWVLDHLPGTTNAFLTRSAMPGLEAKV